The following proteins are co-located in the Microcebus murinus isolate Inina chromosome 21, M.murinus_Inina_mat1.0, whole genome shotgun sequence genome:
- the MKRN2 gene encoding E3 ubiquitin-protein ligase makorin-2 isoform X3 → MTWQTASRLPSASTIRRATVPMELDADTITRGPLLPLLVLQEPGKREKRTLVLRDRNLSGMAEEKTSPGMVSNPGGCSDSQTSPEMKPHSYLEAIRSGLDDLEASSSCSSGQQLCPYAAVGECRFGDACIYLHGEVCDICRLRVLHPFDPEQRKAHEKICMSTFEHEMEKAFAFQASQDKVCSICMEVILEKATASERRFGILSNCNHTYCLSCIRQWRCATEFENLIIKACPECRVISEFVIPSVYWVEDQNKKNELIEAFKQGMGKKACKYFEQGKGTCPFGSKCLYRHAYPDGRLAEPEKPRKQLDSEGSVRFFNSVRLWDFIENRESRHVPNTEDVDMTELGDLFMHLSGVESSEP, encoded by the exons ATGACTTGGCAAACAGCAAGCCGTCTACCATCTGCAAGTACTATCAGAAGGGCTACTGTGCCTATGGAACTCGATGCAG ATACGATCACACGAGGCCCTCTGCTGCCGCTGCTGGTGCTCCAG GAACCTGGGAAACGCGAGAAGAGAACATTGGTACTTCGAGACCGAA ATCTTTCTGGCATGGCTGAAGAAAAGACTTCCCCCGGCATGGTGAGTAATCCAGGTGGCTGCAGTGACTCCCAGACCAGCCCAGAGATGAAGCCGCATTCTTACCTGGAAGCCATCAGGAGTGGCCTCGATGACTTGGAAGCCAGCAGCTCCTGCAGCAGCGGGCAGCAGCTGTGCCCCTACGCGGCCGTCGGGGAATGCCGGTTTGGGGATGCCTGTATCTACCTGCACGGGGAAGTGTGTGACATCTGTAGGCTGCGAGTGCTGCACCCCTTTGATCCAGAGCAGAGGAAAGCTCATGAGAAG ATCTGCATGTCCACATTCGAGCACGAGATGGAAAAGGCCTTTGCCTTCCAGGCAAGTCAGGACAAAGTTTGCAGCATCTGCATGGAAGTGATCCTTGAGAAGGCCACTGCCTCCGAGAGGAGATTTGGGATCCTCTCCAACTGCAATCACACGTACTGCCTGTCCTGCATCCGACAGTGGCGGTGTGCCACGGAGTTTGAAAACCTAATCATTAA GGCTTGTCCAGAATGCCGTGTGATATCAGAGTTTGTGATTCCAAGTGTGTATTGGGTGGAAGATCAGAATAAAAAGAACGAATTGATTGAAGCCTTCAAACAGGGGATGGG gAAAAAAGCTTGTAAATACTTTGAGCAAGGCAAGGGGACCTGCCCATTTGGAAGCAAATGCCTTTATCGCCATGCTTACCCTGACGGGCGGCTAGCGGAGCCTGAGAAGCCCCGGAAACAACTTGATTCTGAAGGTTCCGTGAGG TTCTTTAATTCAGTGCGGCTCTGGGATTTCATTGAGAACCGAGAAAGCCGGCATGTCCCCAACACGGAAGATGTTGACATGACAGAACTTGGCGACCTCTTCATGCACCTTTCTGGAGTGGAGTCATCAGAACCCTAA
- the MKRN2 gene encoding E3 ubiquitin-protein ligase makorin-2 isoform X2: MHGVCREGSQCLFSHDLANSKPSTICKYYQKGYCAYGTRCRYDHTRPSAAAAGAPGTVPHSVPSSGFHGPRPPSDLTASVVKTNSQEPGKREKRTLVLRDRNLSGMAEEKTSPGMVSNPGGCSDSQTSPEMKPHSYLEAIRSGLDDLEASSSCSSGQQLCPYAAVGECRFGDACIYLHGEVCDICRLRVLHPFDPEQRKAHEKICMSTFEHEMEKAFAFQASQDKVCSICMEVILEKATASERRFGILSNCNHTYCLSCIRQWRCATEFENLIIKACPECRVISEFVIPSVYWVEDQNKKNELIEAFKQGMGKKACKYFEQGKGTCPFGSKCLYRHAYPDGRLAEPEKPRKQLDSEGSVRFFNSVRLWDFIENRESRHVPNTEDVDMTELGDLFMHLSGVESSEP; this comes from the exons ATGCATGGTGTGTGTCGGGAAGGAAGCCAGTGCCTGTTCTCACATGACTTGGCAAACAGCAAGCCGTCTACCATCTGCAAGTACTATCAGAAGGGCTACTGTGCCTATGGAACTCGATGCAG ATACGATCACACGAGGCCCTCTGCTGCCGCTGCTGGTGCTCCAGGTACCGTGCCCCACAGTGTGCCCTCCTCGGGTTTCCACGGTCCTCGCCCTCCTTCCGACCTCACCGCATCTGTTGTGAAAACTAATTCACAGGAACCTGGGAAACGCGAGAAGAGAACATTGGTACTTCGAGACCGAA ATCTTTCTGGCATGGCTGAAGAAAAGACTTCCCCCGGCATGGTGAGTAATCCAGGTGGCTGCAGTGACTCCCAGACCAGCCCAGAGATGAAGCCGCATTCTTACCTGGAAGCCATCAGGAGTGGCCTCGATGACTTGGAAGCCAGCAGCTCCTGCAGCAGCGGGCAGCAGCTGTGCCCCTACGCGGCCGTCGGGGAATGCCGGTTTGGGGATGCCTGTATCTACCTGCACGGGGAAGTGTGTGACATCTGTAGGCTGCGAGTGCTGCACCCCTTTGATCCAGAGCAGAGGAAAGCTCATGAGAAG ATCTGCATGTCCACATTCGAGCACGAGATGGAAAAGGCCTTTGCCTTCCAGGCAAGTCAGGACAAAGTTTGCAGCATCTGCATGGAAGTGATCCTTGAGAAGGCCACTGCCTCCGAGAGGAGATTTGGGATCCTCTCCAACTGCAATCACACGTACTGCCTGTCCTGCATCCGACAGTGGCGGTGTGCCACGGAGTTTGAAAACCTAATCATTAA GGCTTGTCCAGAATGCCGTGTGATATCAGAGTTTGTGATTCCAAGTGTGTATTGGGTGGAAGATCAGAATAAAAAGAACGAATTGATTGAAGCCTTCAAACAGGGGATGGG gAAAAAAGCTTGTAAATACTTTGAGCAAGGCAAGGGGACCTGCCCATTTGGAAGCAAATGCCTTTATCGCCATGCTTACCCTGACGGGCGGCTAGCGGAGCCTGAGAAGCCCCGGAAACAACTTGATTCTGAAGGTTCCGTGAGG TTCTTTAATTCAGTGCGGCTCTGGGATTTCATTGAGAACCGAGAAAGCCGGCATGTCCCCAACACGGAAGATGTTGACATGACAGAACTTGGCGACCTCTTCATGCACCTTTCTGGAGTGGAGTCATCAGAACCCTAA
- the MKRN2 gene encoding E3 ubiquitin-protein ligase makorin-2 isoform X1, with amino-acid sequence MSTKQVTCRYFMHGVCREGSQCLFSHDLANSKPSTICKYYQKGYCAYGTRCRYDHTRPSAAAAGAPGTVPHSVPSSGFHGPRPPSDLTASVVKTNSQEPGKREKRTLVLRDRNLSGMAEEKTSPGMVSNPGGCSDSQTSPEMKPHSYLEAIRSGLDDLEASSSCSSGQQLCPYAAVGECRFGDACIYLHGEVCDICRLRVLHPFDPEQRKAHEKICMSTFEHEMEKAFAFQASQDKVCSICMEVILEKATASERRFGILSNCNHTYCLSCIRQWRCATEFENLIIKACPECRVISEFVIPSVYWVEDQNKKNELIEAFKQGMGKKACKYFEQGKGTCPFGSKCLYRHAYPDGRLAEPEKPRKQLDSEGSVRFFNSVRLWDFIENRESRHVPNTEDVDMTELGDLFMHLSGVESSEP; translated from the exons ATGAGCACCAAGCAGGTCACTTGCAG GTATTTTATGCATGGTGTGTGTCGGGAAGGAAGCCAGTGCCTGTTCTCACATGACTTGGCAAACAGCAAGCCGTCTACCATCTGCAAGTACTATCAGAAGGGCTACTGTGCCTATGGAACTCGATGCAG ATACGATCACACGAGGCCCTCTGCTGCCGCTGCTGGTGCTCCAGGTACCGTGCCCCACAGTGTGCCCTCCTCGGGTTTCCACGGTCCTCGCCCTCCTTCCGACCTCACCGCATCTGTTGTGAAAACTAATTCACAGGAACCTGGGAAACGCGAGAAGAGAACATTGGTACTTCGAGACCGAA ATCTTTCTGGCATGGCTGAAGAAAAGACTTCCCCCGGCATGGTGAGTAATCCAGGTGGCTGCAGTGACTCCCAGACCAGCCCAGAGATGAAGCCGCATTCTTACCTGGAAGCCATCAGGAGTGGCCTCGATGACTTGGAAGCCAGCAGCTCCTGCAGCAGCGGGCAGCAGCTGTGCCCCTACGCGGCCGTCGGGGAATGCCGGTTTGGGGATGCCTGTATCTACCTGCACGGGGAAGTGTGTGACATCTGTAGGCTGCGAGTGCTGCACCCCTTTGATCCAGAGCAGAGGAAAGCTCATGAGAAG ATCTGCATGTCCACATTCGAGCACGAGATGGAAAAGGCCTTTGCCTTCCAGGCAAGTCAGGACAAAGTTTGCAGCATCTGCATGGAAGTGATCCTTGAGAAGGCCACTGCCTCCGAGAGGAGATTTGGGATCCTCTCCAACTGCAATCACACGTACTGCCTGTCCTGCATCCGACAGTGGCGGTGTGCCACGGAGTTTGAAAACCTAATCATTAA GGCTTGTCCAGAATGCCGTGTGATATCAGAGTTTGTGATTCCAAGTGTGTATTGGGTGGAAGATCAGAATAAAAAGAACGAATTGATTGAAGCCTTCAAACAGGGGATGGG gAAAAAAGCTTGTAAATACTTTGAGCAAGGCAAGGGGACCTGCCCATTTGGAAGCAAATGCCTTTATCGCCATGCTTACCCTGACGGGCGGCTAGCGGAGCCTGAGAAGCCCCGGAAACAACTTGATTCTGAAGGTTCCGTGAGG TTCTTTAATTCAGTGCGGCTCTGGGATTTCATTGAGAACCGAGAAAGCCGGCATGTCCCCAACACGGAAGATGTTGACATGACAGAACTTGGCGACCTCTTCATGCACCTTTCTGGAGTGGAGTCATCAGAACCCTAA